In a genomic window of Streptomyces sp. SJL17-4:
- a CDS encoding ATP-binding protein has protein sequence MAGLEGREQPWQRTGAAAARWSPAADDEQAADAVELYGNPAEEDVRLPSRPESAWVARRLTHHVVLRQWALGPQIAEHAVLLVSELVGNAVRHTGARVFALRLQRRRGWIRIEVRDPSRGLPCLMPVHELDTSGRGLFLVDKLSDRWGVDLAPRGKTTWFEMRVADRP, from the coding sequence ATGGCGGGCCTGGAGGGTAGGGAACAACCGTGGCAGCGCACTGGCGCCGCCGCAGCGCGGTGGTCACCGGCCGCGGACGACGAACAGGCCGCCGACGCAGTGGAGTTGTACGGCAATCCGGCCGAGGAGGATGTCCGGCTGCCGTCCCGGCCCGAATCCGCCTGGGTGGCCCGCAGGCTCACGCATCACGTCGTGCTGCGGCAGTGGGCGCTCGGCCCGCAGATCGCCGAGCACGCGGTGCTCCTCGTGTCGGAGCTCGTCGGGAACGCGGTGCGGCACACGGGTGCGCGGGTCTTCGCGCTGCGGTTGCAGCGGCGGCGCGGCTGGATCCGGATCGAGGTGCGGGACCCCTCGCGGGGGCTGCCCTGTCTGATGCCGGTGCACGAGCTCGACACGAGCGGCCGGGGGCTCTTCCTGGTCGACAAGCTCTCGGACCGGTGGGGTGTGGACCTGGCGCCCCGCGGCAAGACGACCTGGTTCGAGATGCGGGTCGCCGACCGTCCCTGA